The Psychrobacter sp. 28M-43 genome segment AGCATGACGATGTAGATAACTTGGATAGCAATGCGAGTGGTTCAGCTGCTCAGCCGCAACCACAAAGCCGCACTCTAAACAGTGGGGCTACGGCAGCTGGCGTTGGTGCTGCTATAGCAGGTAACGGTAGTAATGCTAATGAACCAAACCCATATGCAGGTATGAATATCAGTCGTAATGCAGCGTGTCCTTGTGGCTCAGGTCTTAAGTACAAGCAGTGTCATGGTAAAATCTAGTCGTTAGTCATGGCAAGTTAATAGCTATGTATTGAACTGCTATTAAAGACAGCCTTTATATGAAAAAGCCCTTATCTTAAGTAGATAGGGGCTTTTTCATATCTGTTAAATAACTTATGCAAACTTAAAACTTGCTAGATTAAGACCAACAAACACTTTGTATTGATTACTTACAAATTCAGCATAGGCGTGAATTTATGGACACGCTATAGTGTTTAACATATTTATTTGGGAGAGTGTCATGAGTGTAGAATTCTTAAAAAAAGTACGCAGCTCAGTAGTTTTAACAAGTTTGTTGGCTGGCGCCTTGACGGTTAGTGCTTGTCAGCAACAGTCAGAGCCAGAGACGGGAATGGAAGAAGGTGCTAATACAGAAGAGTCCGTTCCAATGTCAGCGGAGCCTGCTGAACCTAGCGATGTCGTTGTCGATACCGAAGACGCTTCACTTAACGAAGTAGAAGGTGATACCACCGCTTCAGTAAACAGCGGCGTGATGCAGATGTCGTATCTATGTACACCTGAACTAAAAGTTGAGGCGACTTATAAAGAAGATGCCAATCAAGTTGTTGTCGCAACCGACATGGGTACAGTAACGTTGAACCAAACCAATGAAGGTAGTAATCCTGAAGTGTTTGAAGTGGCGACCGCAATTGATGGTGGTCAAGGATTCACACAATGGCGCGTAGGGCACGAAGCTCGTAAAACTGGCGTCATGCGTACCGCTGGTGCAGATGAGTCAAATGTTAATACATTCGAGTGTAATGAAGCTTCGTAGTTTATCTTCAATATTTAGTAAGTGATAGGCATTAAAAAAGCAACGCTAAGATAGCGTTGCTTTTTCATGTTGTGAAATAATCTTTATCAATCATACAAGTTCGTAGTAACTAAACTATCAGCGCTTATTTTAATGGAGATGTATCAGAACCATGAGCCAGCAAACCTTCTTCAGTCACATCTAACTCTTCATGTTTGAGCTCTACTTGAATGCTGTCAGTATGTACATGGGTGCTTTTGTTAATTTCGATGTCTTGGATAGCGTAGGTGTCTTTGGTAATGGTCGCCACTTGGCGAGATAGCACAATATCAATTGGTTCATCGCCAATCTCTATTTGCTTACCATTAATGGTCACTACGGCTTTGCTATCCAAAGAAGGCTCAACGTGGCGCAATATGTCTTTGTCATCATAGTTACCAGAGAGTAAATCTTGGCTTTCTGCGTCATTGTACTCAGTACGTATAGTAATATATTCTTCTACCAACTGAATTGGCACTTCGACAGTTTTAGTACGTGAATGCTTGGTAACGGTTACCTTACCTACATCCAAGCGTTCTTTGTTAACTACAGGACGCTCTTCTAATAGCTCTAAGTGTCCAACATTGACGGTATTATTCGTCTGCTTCGTTGAGATATTTTGTTCTTTATCCAAGTTATCTTGGTAAAGGCTGTTTCCATTTTCAGTAGTCATTATTATTCCTTTATAATTATAAAATGATGAATTTCTAATAATTTCAAACGTTATATGTTAATTAACCACATATATTAACTAGCTACATTGAATACTATAAACCATTCGCTCATGTTATGAATACAAAAAAGACCAGAGACATGCTCTGATCTTAATGGCTAAACATATGAGTTTAGCTAATTATTACTATTATATTTAACTGACGGTATAGGAAACTTACGTCGTTAAACTATGACGTATTAGCATATTACATGCCGCGAGCACGGCGTACATCTTCTGCTGTGATACCATCACGGTCTACTAAGTTACCTTCACGGTCAACCACATTGCCGTCGCCATCAACATCTAGCTCTTCGCGTTGAATGGTCTCAATCAAGGTTTCGGTATGGTGATCGGTCGTTTTACCGACATTTACTTCTTCAGAAACATATGTTTCTTTGCTGACGCGAGCACGTTCAGCTTGTAGTTCAACTTCAACTGTTTCAGTAGCATCAAGGTCGCCAATACGACGATCTGTTGGACGATCTACGCTAGTACGCTGAATATTGGCATGTTCTTCTTCTAGATCTACGTCGACATTACGCTCTTCAGTGACGACATGTTTACCCACTTTTACTAGACCAGCAACAATACGGTCTTTATTCACCGTTAGACGCTCTTCTAATAACTCTAGTGTGTTTGGTGCGTCATAAGAGTGATCTGCAATATCAACACGATCTTCTACAGGGAGTGTATCGGCAGTAAATGCTTGACGATCTCTTTCGTACTGCTCTTTGTAGCTGTACTGGTAATCGTGATCGTATACTTCCATAGCTTCTACTTGTGTTTTGGTCAAGCTATCAAAGAAGACATCATCACCAACGATACGGGCTAAGCCTGCTGGTACCAATACTTCTTTTGAACTAAACCAACCACCTGCATCTACTATTAAGTAGCGGATACGACCAGTGGTGTCTTCTACTAGTGCACCTTCGATCTTACCAATTTTTTCTTCATTGATACCGTAAGCAGTTTTATGCGTTGGGTCATAATAGTCATCACCAATTAAGTCTTGATGAGTAGCTTGAATATCTTTTAAACGGATTAGTTGACTCATTGTTATATTCCTTTTTTGCGAGTTTATTTTTTATAATGTAATGGTTGATGTTGTTATTAATTTTTAGTAGAACCATATTTATTACAGTTGAAGGTAAGTCAAACGAATAGCTTCCCTATCAACTTGTAGCTATCCTAACACCGTGATTTTTGATGAGATATATGAGCAAGGTAGCAAAATGTGCACTTGCAGTAATTGCGTGTAATAGGCTGTAAGTGGCATAACATAGGAGGGGGTAGAAGTTAACGAGACTTTACACAGAGTAATATTCAACATTCATCGAAAGAAAGCAGACACAAAAAAACCGCATTTCCATTAGCAATGCGGTTTCTCAATAAACATAACTATCTAGCTATTACTCAATTGACTTACTCTAAGTCAGCTAAACCTACTTTATTTAAGCAAGTTCAATAGCAACAGCTACCGCTTCACCACCACCGATACATAGCGTTGCAATACCTTTTTTGCCACCAGTACGTTTTAGAGAGTTGATAAGCGTAATCAGAATACGAGCACCTGAACAGCCTACTGGATGACCAAGGGCACATGCACCGCCTTCGATGTTTACTTTAGCATGGTCAAGTTTCAGCTCATCCATCGCAGCCATAGTAACCATCGCAAAGGCTTCATTGATTTCCCATAGATCTACATCATCTACTGACCAGCCAGCACCTGCTAATACTTTTTCAATGGCACCGATTGGCGCAATAGTGAATTCGCTTGGGTGACGTGAGTTTGAAGCAGTAGCAACGATACGAGCTTGATAGTCAAGGCCTTCGGCTTTCGCTTGTGACTCTTTCATCACGACGACAGCTGCAGCGCCGTCTGAAATTGAACTAGCATTTGCGGCAGTAATGGTACCGTCTTTAGCGAATGCTGGACGCAAAGTAGGAATACGATCAGCGTTAGCAAGAGCAGGTTGTTCATCGGTATCAACAGTTTGCTCGCCTTTACGCGTTGCAAACGTAACAGGCTCGATTTCATCTTTGAAGTGGTTGTCTTTGATAGCAGTCAGTGCACGGTTCAACGACTCAATAGCAAACTCATCCATTTGCTCACGTGTATAGCCTTTTTCATCGGCCATTTCTTGAGCAAACATACCCATAAGCTTACCAGTATCGGCATCTTCTAGACCATCTAAGAACATATGGTCTTTGACTTCTTTGTGACCCATACGATAGCCGCCACGTGAACCTGGCATGATATACGGTGCATTGGTCATTGACTCCATGCCACCTGCAACAGCGACGTTGAAGCTACCCGCTTTGATACCATCATGCGCTTGCATGACTGCTTTTAGGCCTGAACCACAAAGTTTATTGATCGTGACAGCACCAGTCGCATCCGGTAGACCTGCTTTACGCATGGCTTGACGGGCAGGGCCTTGACCCAGACCTGCCGTCAAGATACAACCCATAATGACTTCATCAACACTGTCAGTGCTAACACCTGAGCGTTCGACGGCAGCTTTGATAGCGGCGGCGCCCAGCTCGGTAGCACTCATGTCTTTTAGTGCGCCTTGAAAGCCACCCATTGGTGTACGTGCGCCGTTTAGGATTACAATTGCATCATTTGACATCGTTATTATTCCTTGTTGTGCGTTTTGATTAAGTATCTACCAAGAAATCAGATGCCGATTGGCTAGCTTTTGCTTATATTATAAGCATCTGTCTTCTTCAGTATGTGGTTTATGCTAGCTCATCTAATCGTATGCGTACTACTTTATCAGTAATGGTCTCTAACGTTTCAATTTTTTCGATAGCGAGATTCATCTGACTCTCGACCACAGGTAGCGTCAGAATAATCACCGGCACTTGACCTACTTTATGCGCAGGCTTTTGCAAGATTGCATCGATGTTGATACCGGCATCACTTAGGATGCGCGTGATATCTGCCAATACACCTGGACTATCATAAGCATGCACACGTAAATAATATCCAGTTACCATCTGATCAGCGCGCAATATAGGCGTGTCTGATAGCTGGTCAGGGATAAATGCTAAATGCGGGACATGATGTCCAGTGTTGCTCTGATCGTCGCGGTCTTTGCTACCCAGTACACGAACCAAATCCATGACGTCGGCCATCACTGCAGAAGCGGTTGCACCAGCACCAGCACCATCGCCGCAATAGAGCGTCTGGCCAAGTGGATGTGAGTTAACTAGTACTGCGTTTTTTACACCATTGACGTTCGCCAATAGCGCATCTTGTGGAATAAGTGTTGGGTGTACGCGTAATTCAACCCCTGCATCACCATCGTTTTCGCTATCGCGGCGTACTGCAAACCCTAAATGCTTGATACGGTAGCCAAGCTCTTCGGCATAGTTCACGTCTTGCAGGGTAATACCAGTGATACCTTCACAGTAGACTTTATCAAACTGTAGCGGAATACCAAAAGCGATAGAGGCGAGTAGCGCCAATTTATGAGCGGCATCAATACCTTCAACATCAAAAGTAGGATCTGCTTCTGCATAACCTAACTCTTGTGCTTCGCTTAATACGTCGGCAAATGGGCGACCCTTATCACGCATTTCGGTCATGATAAAGTTACCAGTACCGTTGATGATACCCGCGAGCCAGTCGATTTTGTTGGCAGCCAGTGCTTCACGCATTACCTTGATAATGGGAATACCGCCTGCTACCGCTGCTTCATAAGCAACATGCACATTGTTTTCTTCAGCGAAAGCAAAAATCTCATTACCGTGTTCAGCGAGTAGAGCCTTGTTTGCCGTAACCACATGCTTGCCGTTTTTAATGGCCTGCATAATTACGTCTTTGGCTAAGGTGGTACCACCAATCACTTCGATAACAATATCGACGTTTTCGCTTGCGGCAATTGCCATCAGATCGCTGTTTTGCATGATATCGGCATCAATATCATCACGCTGACGACGTGTACCGACTTCGGTAATAATAATGTCGCGTCCGCTACGGCGTTTTAGCTCATTTAAATTGTCATTGATCAGATTGATCACGCCCGTTCCGACGGTGCCCAGACCAAGTATCGCTAGTTTGATGGAATTACTCACAGTATCCTCAAGAGGTTAAATACAATGAAGTCAGTATAAGCGATGACAGTGTCAAATGAGTCTGCGACATCAAACAGAATGTCTGTGCCCATTGCCTGTACTGCTTGCCTATCTACTTCATCATAGTTGAATAAAAAAAGCTCAAATAAAAAGGGTGTTGCTCATTTTGCATCGCGCTTTATCGTATCATACCGACAAGGCATTGTGACGTCTATACAATCTCATAAAAGCCAATGTTCTGAAGGTTCATGTCATAAAGGCTAAGATTATAAAGACAACATCATCAAGGTTATATCAGCTGACGATTATAAAAAAGCGGTAGCTTCAATCTTGTTTGGCATATGTATATGTCATTTATGCTTGGTTACTAATATTAGTTACCAATATTAGTTGTTGATATGAGTCACTAATACTGGTAACTCACATTATTAATTAGCGCCTACTGCTTGTGCCAATTCTGCTGCAGGTAAGTAACCACCTACTTGTTGTCCTGTTTCGGTAAACACCGCCGGCGTACCGCGCACACCAAGTCTTGAGCCTAGAGCCATATGTTCTTGTACAGGGTTAGCACAGCTAGGGGCTTGTACATTAGCACCGATTTTTGCTTGATCCATCGCCGCTTTACGATCCTGACTACACCAGATCGCTTCCATCTTTGGTACAGACTCTTGACTGCGTGGCCATGCCAAATAACGAACCTCGATACCGCGCGCATTGATATCATCCATTTCTGAATGTAGTTTGCGACAGTAGCCACAGTCTGCGTCGGTAAAGGCATAAATAACGGCTTTGGTTTCACCTTTCGCTGGATAAATCACCATGTCTTTTTTATCGACGGCTTTTAGCGCTTCTTGTGCTGTCGTAGCAACCAATGCAGCACTGATATCAACCGGAGCGGCATTACCCACAGCAATAATCTGACCTTGAATAATATGCTTGCCAGCTTTATCAGTAAAGAAAGAAGGTAGACCTTCAGCGGTCACCCAATAAATACCATCCATATCTGTCGGTACGGCTGAAACGATAGTTTCCTCGATACCAGAGCTTTTTAGGTTCGCCTGTAATGCCTTCACCACGGTTGCATCATTACCAGCTGAGGGCTTAGTAGCAGTGGATTTTGTCTGGGCAGCGTTTACAACACTGGTATTGCTAGTTGCATCAGCGGCATTGTTTGAGCAGCCAGCAGCGATACCAACTAACAGCGCACTCATCATAAAACGAGATAGAACGGTACGAGAAAGAGGATTACGCAAGGTGGTGTTTTTGACAGTGGGGAACGGCATACGG includes the following:
- a CDS encoding YsnF/AvaK domain-containing protein: MTTENGNSLYQDNLDKEQNISTKQTNNTVNVGHLELLEERPVVNKERLDVGKVTVTKHSRTKTVEVPIQLVEEYITIRTEYNDAESQDLLSGNYDDKDILRHVEPSLDSKAVVTINGKQIEIGDEPIDIVLSRQVATITKDTYAIQDIEINKSTHVHTDSIQVELKHEELDVTEEGLLAHGSDTSPLK
- a CDS encoding DUF2382 domain-containing protein; its protein translation is MSQLIRLKDIQATHQDLIGDDYYDPTHKTAYGINEEKIGKIEGALVEDTTGRIRYLIVDAGGWFSSKEVLVPAGLARIVGDDVFFDSLTKTQVEAMEVYDHDYQYSYKEQYERDRQAFTADTLPVEDRVDIADHSYDAPNTLELLEERLTVNKDRIVAGLVKVGKHVVTEERNVDVDLEEEHANIQRTSVDRPTDRRIGDLDATETVEVELQAERARVSKETYVSEEVNVGKTTDHHTETLIETIQREELDVDGDGNVVDREGNLVDRDGITAEDVRRARGM
- a CDS encoding thiolase family protein, with protein sequence MSNDAIVILNGARTPMGGFQGALKDMSATELGAAAIKAAVERSGVSTDSVDEVIMGCILTAGLGQGPARQAMRKAGLPDATGAVTINKLCGSGLKAVMQAHDGIKAGSFNVAVAGGMESMTNAPYIMPGSRGGYRMGHKEVKDHMFLDGLEDADTGKLMGMFAQEMADEKGYTREQMDEFAIESLNRALTAIKDNHFKDEIEPVTFATRKGEQTVDTDEQPALANADRIPTLRPAFAKDGTITAANASSISDGAAAVVVMKESQAKAEGLDYQARIVATASNSRHPSEFTIAPIGAIEKVLAGAGWSVDDVDLWEINEAFAMVTMAAMDELKLDHAKVNIEGGACALGHPVGCSGARILITLINSLKRTGGKKGIATLCIGGGEAVAVAIELA
- a CDS encoding homoserine dehydrogenase — its product is MSNSIKLAILGLGTVGTGVINLINDNLNELKRRSGRDIIITEVGTRRQRDDIDADIMQNSDLMAIAASENVDIVIEVIGGTTLAKDVIMQAIKNGKHVVTANKALLAEHGNEIFAFAEENNVHVAYEAAVAGGIPIIKVMREALAANKIDWLAGIINGTGNFIMTEMRDKGRPFADVLSEAQELGYAEADPTFDVEGIDAAHKLALLASIAFGIPLQFDKVYCEGITGITLQDVNYAEELGYRIKHLGFAVRRDSENDGDAGVELRVHPTLIPQDALLANVNGVKNAVLVNSHPLGQTLYCGDGAGAGATASAVMADVMDLVRVLGSKDRDDQSNTGHHVPHLAFIPDQLSDTPILRADQMVTGYYLRVHAYDSPGVLADITRILSDAGINIDAILQKPAHKVGQVPVIILTLPVVESQMNLAIEKIETLETITDKVVRIRLDELA
- a CDS encoding DsbC family protein, with product MPFPTVKNTTLRNPLSRTVLSRFMMSALLVGIAAGCSNNAADATSNTSVVNAAQTKSTATKPSAGNDATVVKALQANLKSSGIEETIVSAVPTDMDGIYWVTAEGLPSFFTDKAGKHIIQGQIIAVGNAAPVDISAALVATTAQEALKAVDKKDMVIYPAKGETKAVIYAFTDADCGYCRKLHSEMDDINARGIEVRYLAWPRSQESVPKMEAIWCSQDRKAAMDQAKIGANVQAPSCANPVQEHMALGSRLGVRGTPAVFTETGQQVGGYLPAAELAQAVGAN